From the Caldisericota bacterium genome, the window GTGCGTTTAAGGGGCGCATGTGGTGACACGTGTGGGTTCAAGTCCCACCCCCGGTACCAACTTTAAGAAATGAAGGGCGGATAGTTCAGCGGTAGAACGCTTGCCTTACACGCAAGAAGTCAGAGGTTCGAATCCTCTTTCGCCCACCATGGCAAATAAGTGCCGAGATAGCTCAGCTGGTAGAGCAGTGGACTGAAAATCCTCGTGTCGGCGGTTCAACTCCGTCTCTCGGCACCACCTTAAAGGTTCAATGATTTATTCTTGATGGAAGATTTAAATCTTCTTAAGATCTGATAACTTTTTGTATAAACTCTTTTATTCGTTCAAACAGCGTTTGTTTTTTTTCAGTTGTTTTTTGCTGTGTTTTTTTAACCGGTTTTTCTACGTTAGTGAATAAGCTTGGAGTAGTTTTGCTGTGCACAAGAAAATCATATAATTTTATCATCTGCCTAAATTCTTCTATTAATTGTTTTTCTGTGTAAGAGTTCAAGGTCTTAACGCTATAATATTTTGCAAAAATATTTCCCATTTCGTAGAATGATGCTAATTCTGAATGCGATTTTGTTTCTAAATCTATTTTTGTTTCCGGAAACATTTTTGGCACGCCGCCAATTTTATTTATGTAGGTTGTTGCTCTATTTTTTAAAACCTTTTCCAGGTGTTCTTCATGCATTTCTTTCATTTCTGCTGCTCCCTGCATTAATGAAAGATATATCCCATTCATATTTTCTCTGAATAGATAAACAATATAATATCCCCTTTTGGGAGTTGTTGTAATATTGATATCTATCGTTGCAACCCAGGGGCATTTTGCCCATCTTCCTTTTCCTGCAGAGCCCTCTACTTTATATTCATCGGGGTTTTCAAGTAGACTAACTAAATATTCCGGTATATCTTTTCTTAACAATGTGGCTATTGGATGTTTTGCGATTGGCTCTTTGCTGGCGACTTGATACTCGTTCAGTACTTTTAAAAATCCTTCTTTTAACATTTCT encodes:
- a CDS encoding DUF3578 domain-containing protein; this encodes MLKEGFLKVLNEYQVASKEPIAKHPIATLLRKDIPEYLVSLLENPDEYKVEGSAGKGRWAKCPWVATIDINITTTPKRGYYIVYLFRENMNGIYLSLMQGAAEMKEMHEEHLEKVLKNRATTYINKIGGVPKMFPETKIDLETKSHSELASFYEMGNIFAKYYSVKTLNSYTEKQLIEEFRQMIKLYDFLVHSKTTPSLFTNVEKPVKKTQQKTTEKKQTLFERIKEFIQKVIRS